From one Luteolibacter sp. SL250 genomic stretch:
- a CDS encoding S41 family peptidase has product MKWCCGFLLVPSLSIAAPAGPPDAEEAAYPAVERFIQVLEAVRKNHPDTDRLAYDRLVNHALEGMMEGLDPFSSFIHPEMAALMKSNGKLDPEVPSLGLTLGLRDTGLYVMAVAPPGPAGRAGITAGSSILEIDGRPTEGGQFEDLVGTLRRKAGETSRLKLKSPEEPKPVEISLVHRLVEERSVAEAKIINKEKGTGYIRLASFGGACAKEMEVSLDDLEDAGMKSLILDLRGNGGGDLHETVKILGLFLPPDTTVVTTRSRSEEEPLKTPSRQRRKREYPIAVLIDRMSASASELTAGALQDLKRATVIGELSFGKGSVQHIIPLGQGTAMRLTVATYHTPSGRTPHRVGITPDVRVDLVDADRDNFEKRNRADTLDEAERTKVASWVDPVMKKAGEVLDGPAAAK; this is encoded by the coding sequence ATGAAATGGTGTTGCGGTTTTCTGCTTGTCCCTTCGCTTTCCATCGCCGCTCCGGCGGGTCCGCCGGATGCGGAGGAAGCCGCCTATCCTGCCGTCGAGCGGTTCATCCAGGTGCTGGAAGCGGTCAGGAAAAACCATCCGGATACGGACCGTCTGGCCTATGACCGGCTGGTCAACCACGCCTTGGAGGGGATGATGGAGGGGCTGGACCCGTTTTCTTCCTTCATCCACCCGGAGATGGCCGCGCTGATGAAATCGAACGGGAAGCTCGATCCGGAGGTGCCCTCGCTGGGGCTGACACTGGGCTTGCGGGATACCGGTCTCTACGTGATGGCCGTGGCACCGCCCGGCCCGGCGGGACGCGCCGGGATCACGGCAGGCAGTTCCATCCTGGAGATCGACGGCCGGCCGACCGAGGGCGGGCAATTCGAGGATCTGGTGGGCACGTTGCGGAGGAAGGCGGGGGAGACGAGCCGCCTGAAACTGAAATCCCCCGAGGAACCGAAGCCTGTCGAGATTTCCCTCGTCCACCGTCTGGTGGAGGAACGCTCCGTCGCGGAAGCGAAGATCATCAACAAGGAGAAAGGCACCGGCTATATCAGGCTCGCCTCATTCGGTGGTGCATGCGCGAAGGAGATGGAGGTTTCCCTCGATGATCTGGAGGACGCTGGGATGAAATCACTGATCCTGGATCTCCGTGGCAACGGTGGCGGGGATCTGCATGAGACCGTGAAAATTCTAGGTCTTTTCCTTCCTCCGGATACCACCGTGGTCACCACCCGCAGCCGCAGCGAGGAGGAACCACTCAAGACCCCCTCCCGCCAACGGCGGAAACGGGAGTATCCCATCGCCGTTCTCATCGACCGCATGTCCGCATCCGCGTCCGAACTCACGGCGGGTGCGCTCCAGGATCTGAAGCGGGCGACGGTCATCGGCGAACTGAGCTTCGGCAAAGGCTCCGTGCAGCACATCATCCCGCTGGGGCAGGGGACCGCCATGCGTCTCACCGTGGCCACCTATCACACTCCTTCCGGACGGACTCCGCACCGCGTCGGAATCACTCCCGATGTGCGGGTGGATCTCGTGGACGCGGACCGGGACAACTTTGAGAAACGCAACCGCGCGGATACCCTGGATGAGGCGGAGCGCACGAAGGTGGCCTCCTGGGTGGATCCGGTGATGAAAAAAGCCGGGGAGGTGCTGGATGGACCAGCGGCTGCGAAATAG
- a CDS encoding c-type cytochrome domain-containing protein, producing MISRYTTLFVLSAPFAIAADKVTFDDHVLPVFQQACLNCHNPDKAKGGLDLSTYGATLKGGSGGKIVEPGDAGSKLLGCVIQTVEPKMPPEGDKMAGAQIDVLKQWIEGGLLENKNSSAKKPSKPKFETAMGSDPSKKPDGPPPMPQHVLLEPEVITPKASSVHALAVSPWAPLIAVTGQRQILLHDTNTLELVGILPFPEGDPISLAFTPDARYLIVGGGIPGKSGITVTFDVTNGSRLLSAAKEFDSILAADIKPGFDIVATGGPSRLLKLWKTEDGEMITSIKKHTDWITALDISNDGILLASGDRNGGVWVWETDTGNEFHTLRAHQAGITSLAFRSDSNILASASEDGSVRMWEMNNGGEVKKIDAHPGGVTAFAFARDGSFITAGRDKKAKLWKPDFNLLKEIGPLPELPTSVVIDVESKKAFVADALGTIRAFDTTEGKPLGEIHANPPAIGTRIKTLAERAGTQKQRLADAEAAAKQKAAAVEAAKKALADAENTLKQSKEIAQASKAGADKAKQELDARRGARQKQQEEINRLAEAKKAAQADTDAKRAALAALPEDQRDPAPLSAAEQKNREIGDQLVKLQQAFDAPANQEGPLASAFEMANKTAGVAQARIKPAEDALPPLRKAVEEAGKGAAAAIAAAEAVKNELPQIKVAEKHWHAAAINASAIKAAEKAESATEESEGELAGFAEALKSLEAQLAVIAAKRDELGKLQERLAQPDLTEPIREEMAATAAAVQSVIQRETATLRKLQDDTLSARSTVEQKLPAAYLASSEANQLKAAYAKARQ from the coding sequence GTGATTTCCCGCTACACCACCCTCTTCGTGCTTTCCGCGCCGTTCGCCATCGCTGCGGACAAGGTCACTTTCGACGATCACGTCCTGCCTGTTTTCCAGCAAGCCTGCCTCAACTGCCACAACCCCGACAAAGCGAAAGGCGGCCTCGATCTCTCCACCTACGGCGCGACCCTCAAGGGCGGTTCGGGCGGAAAGATCGTTGAACCCGGTGACGCGGGATCGAAGTTGCTCGGTTGTGTCATCCAGACCGTCGAACCGAAGATGCCACCGGAAGGTGACAAGATGGCCGGCGCTCAGATCGACGTCCTCAAGCAGTGGATCGAGGGCGGTCTCCTCGAGAACAAGAACTCCTCCGCGAAGAAACCGTCGAAGCCGAAGTTCGAGACTGCGATGGGTTCCGATCCCTCGAAGAAACCGGACGGTCCTCCACCGATGCCGCAGCATGTCCTGTTGGAGCCGGAGGTGATCACCCCGAAGGCCTCCTCCGTCCACGCCCTCGCAGTGTCCCCTTGGGCGCCGTTGATCGCCGTCACCGGCCAGCGGCAGATCCTGCTGCACGATACCAACACCCTGGAACTCGTCGGCATCCTGCCGTTCCCGGAGGGAGACCCCATCTCGCTCGCCTTCACTCCGGACGCCCGCTACCTCATCGTCGGCGGCGGCATCCCCGGCAAATCCGGCATCACCGTGACCTTCGACGTGACGAACGGCTCGCGACTGCTATCGGCCGCGAAGGAGTTCGACTCCATCCTCGCCGCGGACATCAAGCCCGGCTTCGACATCGTCGCCACCGGTGGTCCATCCCGCCTGCTCAAGCTGTGGAAGACGGAGGATGGCGAGATGATCACCTCCATCAAGAAGCACACGGACTGGATCACCGCGCTGGACATTTCCAATGACGGCATCCTGCTCGCCAGCGGCGACCGCAACGGCGGTGTGTGGGTTTGGGAAACGGACACCGGAAATGAATTCCACACCCTGCGGGCGCACCAGGCGGGCATCACCAGCCTCGCCTTCCGCTCCGACTCGAACATCCTCGCTTCCGCGTCCGAGGACGGCTCCGTCCGTATGTGGGAGATGAACAACGGCGGCGAGGTGAAGAAGATCGACGCCCATCCCGGCGGCGTGACCGCCTTCGCCTTCGCCCGCGACGGCTCGTTCATCACGGCGGGACGGGACAAGAAGGCGAAGCTCTGGAAGCCGGACTTCAACCTGCTCAAGGAAATCGGCCCGCTGCCGGAACTCCCGACCTCCGTGGTCATCGACGTCGAGAGCAAGAAAGCCTTTGTTGCCGACGCGCTGGGAACCATCCGTGCGTTCGACACCACCGAGGGCAAGCCACTCGGCGAAATCCACGCCAACCCACCTGCGATCGGGACCCGCATCAAAACGCTGGCGGAACGCGCCGGCACCCAGAAACAGCGGCTGGCGGATGCGGAAGCCGCGGCCAAACAAAAGGCCGCTGCCGTGGAAGCAGCGAAAAAAGCCTTGGCCGATGCCGAGAACACCCTGAAGCAGTCGAAGGAGATTGCCCAGGCCTCCAAGGCTGGCGCCGACAAAGCGAAACAGGAACTGGATGCCCGCAGGGGTGCACGCCAGAAGCAGCAAGAGGAAATCAACCGCCTCGCGGAAGCGAAGAAGGCGGCACAGGCCGACACCGACGCCAAGAGAGCCGCACTGGCAGCACTGCCGGAAGACCAGCGCGACCCCGCCCCGCTGTCCGCCGCGGAGCAGAAGAACCGCGAGATCGGCGACCAACTGGTGAAACTCCAGCAGGCGTTCGATGCCCCGGCCAATCAGGAGGGCCCGCTGGCCTCCGCCTTTGAGATGGCGAACAAAACCGCCGGAGTCGCCCAAGCCCGCATCAAACCTGCGGAAGATGCCCTGCCACCGCTGCGCAAAGCCGTGGAGGAGGCAGGCAAGGGCGCGGCTGCCGCCATTGCCGCAGCGGAAGCCGTGAAGAACGAACTGCCGCAGATCAAGGTAGCGGAGAAGCACTGGCACGCGGCAGCCATCAACGCCAGTGCCATCAAGGCCGCGGAAAAGGCCGAGTCCGCCACCGAGGAATCCGAAGGTGAACTCGCCGGCTTCGCTGAGGCGCTCAAATCCCTCGAAGCCCAGCTCGCCGTCATCGCGGCGAAGCGTGATGAGCTTGGCAAACTCCAGGAACGGCTCGCCCAGCCGGACCTGACGGAACCCATCAGGGAAGAGATGGCCGCCACCGCCGCTGCGGTCCAGTCCGTCATCCAACGGGAGACCGCCACCCTGCGGAAGCTGCAGGATGACACCCTCAGCGCCCGCTCAACCGTCGAGCAGAAACTTCCCGCCGCCTACCTCGCCTCCTCCGAAGCGAACCAACTGAAAGCGGCCTACGCCAAGGCCCGTCAGTGA
- a CDS encoding DEAD/DEAH box helicase, which produces MTTKTFGELPLAAPLHKVLAELNYETPSPIQAQAIPYLLEGRDVLGCAQTGTGKTASFALPILHALHEKPKQVRPKQCRVLVLAPTRELAGQVGKSFTTYGKYVRFSQTLIYGGVGQVPQVNAMRRGVDVLVATPGRLLDLIDQNHVDLSGVEFLVLDEVDRMLDMGFLRDVKRIISFLPARKQSLFFSATLAPNIVDLAKTILRDPASVSIAPETTTAERIEHTVCFVSKDNKRPLLEKLLREQSGVESGKLTIVFSRTKHGANKLAKSLSSSGFPADAIHGNKSQAQREKALDRFKKGLTPILVATDVAARGVDVKDVGLVVNFDLPNEPEAYVHRIGRTGRAGAEGRAVSFCSEDEREFLREIEKVIKMPVPHSNDHEWHDEDLAQRHVKLKTGGRMVQGGRQQQGGGGGNRGRQGGGGRQQQQGGGGGSRGRQGGGGRQPQGGDRRQRGNGERPQGSGNQGRGDGATRSRYQMDEDRGEQRGSSSSGGLLRSGLNAIRKMVGSDR; this is translated from the coding sequence ATGACCACGAAGACATTCGGGGAGCTGCCTTTGGCGGCACCCCTCCACAAGGTTTTGGCTGAACTCAACTATGAGACGCCATCCCCCATCCAGGCCCAGGCGATCCCCTATCTGCTGGAAGGCCGCGACGTCCTCGGCTGTGCGCAGACCGGCACCGGCAAGACGGCGAGCTTCGCCCTGCCGATCCTCCATGCGCTGCACGAGAAACCGAAGCAGGTCCGCCCGAAACAATGCCGCGTGCTGGTACTCGCTCCGACCCGTGAACTCGCCGGCCAAGTCGGCAAGAGCTTCACGACCTACGGCAAATACGTCCGCTTCTCCCAGACGCTCATCTACGGTGGTGTCGGCCAGGTGCCACAGGTGAATGCCATGCGCCGCGGTGTGGATGTGCTGGTGGCCACACCGGGCCGTCTGCTCGACCTCATCGACCAGAACCATGTTGACCTTTCCGGGGTCGAGTTCCTCGTGCTGGATGAGGTGGACCGCATGCTGGACATGGGCTTCCTCCGGGATGTGAAGCGCATCATCTCCTTCCTGCCCGCCCGCAAGCAGTCGCTGTTCTTCTCCGCCACCCTGGCACCGAACATCGTCGATCTGGCGAAGACCATCCTCCGTGATCCGGCCAGCGTTTCCATCGCGCCGGAGACCACCACGGCGGAACGCATCGAGCACACCGTCTGCTTCGTGTCGAAGGACAACAAGCGCCCGCTGCTGGAGAAGCTCCTTCGCGAGCAGTCCGGCGTGGAGTCGGGCAAGCTCACCATCGTCTTCAGCCGCACCAAGCACGGAGCGAACAAGCTGGCGAAGAGCCTTTCCTCCTCCGGCTTCCCGGCGGACGCCATCCACGGCAACAAGTCGCAGGCCCAGCGCGAGAAGGCGCTGGACCGCTTCAAAAAAGGCCTCACCCCCATCCTCGTTGCGACGGATGTGGCGGCGCGTGGCGTGGATGTGAAGGACGTCGGGCTGGTCGTGAACTTCGACCTCCCGAACGAGCCGGAAGCCTACGTCCACCGGATCGGCCGGACGGGCCGTGCCGGTGCGGAAGGCCGTGCCGTTTCCTTCTGCTCGGAAGATGAGCGCGAGTTCCTGCGCGAGATCGAGAAAGTCATCAAGATGCCCGTCCCCCACTCGAATGACCATGAGTGGCACGACGAGGATCTGGCCCAGCGCCATGTGAAGCTCAAAACCGGTGGCCGCATGGTCCAGGGCGGACGCCAGCAACAAGGTGGAGGCGGTGGGAACCGTGGCCGCCAAGGGGGCGGTGGACGCCAGCAACAGCAAGGCGGAGGCGGTGGAAGCCGTGGCCGTCAGGGCGGAGGCGGACGCCAGCCACAGGGCGGTGACCGCCGCCAGCGTGGCAACGGTGAACGTCCCCAGGGTTCCGGCAACCAAGGCAGGGGAGATGGGGCAACCCGCAGCCGCTACCAGATGGATGAGGATCGTGGCGAACAGCGCGGGTCTTCCTCGTCCGGTGGCCTCCTGCGGAGCGGCCTCAATGCCATCCGCAAGATGGTCGGATCCGACCGCTGA